From the Selenomonas sp. oral taxon 920 genome, the window ACTGTTTTGACGGTATTTTTGACTGAGAACCCGCTCATCGTGCGGATCGACCCCCGTCATCACCTCTACGTGCCCCAGCTTCATCGCCCCGTCAACGATCTGCACGGGCTTGTGACGGAACGTGATCGGCGACGTCCAAAAGACCTGCTCGTCTGTCCACGGAACCGACGTGCCGCAGAAGGCACAGACATACGCCGCCGCCTTTTGGTCGGAGTACATCGCCCCGCCGCAGCTGCGGCACTGTATCGCCCGAATCTCTTCCGGCATGAGATCACCTGCCTTTTGATGATAGGAATTTGGTATGCATCCTTTCACATATGGATGAAAAATGTGAGAATTCGATTGATTTCATCTTAGCATAAAGAGAATCACTTGTGACCTGTCATAAATAACAGGTTCTTGGAAGATTTTTGAAATTTTTTTGCTCGACCTGTTATTTATAACAGTACGGTTCCCTATCATTCTCGGATATAATAAGAAAAATGAACTGCGCAGTTTCATTTTCCGAGCAGTCTGTGTTGATGTAAAAAGGAGATGATGTATGATGAAACGGGCGGCAAAGGTGATGGCACTGGTCTTTACACTGATGCTGGCAATGTCCTCTATGACATTCGCTATGTGGAGCGGAACGATCAGCCAGAGCGACTTCCAAAACCATGTGAAGGCGGGCAAGTTCGCGATCTTCGTCAAGGACGGCAGTTCGATCAAGATGTACGAGCCGAGCTCGCCGTCCTCTGCGGTCAGCGAGTTCAAGAGTGCGCTGCCGAGCGGCAGGTACACAGTCTATACGGGCAACAATGCCGTGCGGGACTACCTCGAGGAGTATGGCTACTACGACTACTACCATCAGGGTGTGGACATCGGTGGAGGAGCGCGTGCCTACGAGTTTACCGCGTGGGAGAAGATGTGAGTAAAGCAGTAAGTATTTGAGCGTAATGTGGGGCTGTACGTCGAAGCTGAAAAGTTTCGACGTACAGCCCCTTCTTGATTCGGCGCAGCATGGGGCGAAAATTTTTGAAAAATGCACGACAATAAGCAGGAATACAATAAGGGAATAACGAAGCTCTACCAATCATAATTTTGCTTTGATAAAGGGGGGGATGAGATGAAGAAGCTGCTGCTTTTGTGCCTGGCGTTTGCACTGCTTGCACTTGCGGGCGGCTGCAGCGGGGAACGCGCCGATGAGGCGCACGGGGCGCAGCTCGTCTATGCCACAAAGGACTACGAGGAGATCAATGTGCTGGTGGATGAGCACGCCGAGATCGGGCAGCTGCTGTTCGACGGGCTGATGCGCCGCGACGAGAACGATGCTATCGTCCCCGCACTCGCCGAGTCGGTGGAGTACGATCCCGAGACCTATACCTACGTATTTCACCTGCGCGAGGGCGTGCACTGGCATGATGGGAAACCGCTGCGGTCGGCGGATGTGAAGTTCACCATCGAGGCGATTAAGAATCCGCTCGTCGACTCCCTCCATGCACCGAACTTCGAGGAGGTGCGCGAGATCACGGAGGTTGACGACCGGACGGTGCGCATACGTTTGTCCGCACCGAATGCGGCATTCCTCGACTACATGATGCAGCCGATCCTGCCGGCCCATCTCCTTGCGGGACAGGATCTCACAACGACGGGCTTTTTCCGCAGCCCCGTCGGAACGGGTCCCTTCCGTATGGAGAGCTGGGCGGCTGGCAAGGAGATCGTTCTCGTAAAGAATGAGGACTACTATCGCGGCGCACCGAAGATCGACCGCTTCGTCGTCAAGATCGTGGCGGACGATGCCGCCGAGGCAAAGGCGCTTGCCGACGGGTCGGCGGATCTGGCGCGGCTTTCACCACGGGCTGCGGCACCCTTTGAGGGGAGGGACGGCTACCGCTGCTACGCGATGAAGACCGCGAACTACGGCTCGATTCTGATTAACTGCGCCCATCCCTACTGGCAGCGCAACCGCGACC encodes:
- a CDS encoding ABC transporter substrate-binding protein codes for the protein MKKLLLLCLAFALLALAGGCSGERADEAHGAQLVYATKDYEEINVLVDEHAEIGQLLFDGLMRRDENDAIVPALAESVEYDPETYTYVFHLREGVHWHDGKPLRSADVKFTIEAIKNPLVDSLHAPNFEEVREITEVDDRTVRIRLSAPNAAFLDYMMQPILPAHLLAGQDLTTTGFFRSPVGTGPFRMESWAAGKEIVLVKNEDYYRGAPKIDRFVVKIVADDAAEAKALADGSADLARLSPRAAAPFEGRDGYRCYAMKTANYGSILINCAHPYWQRNRDLLPAIAYAVDRAAVINDALLGHGIPAYSPLQRSSFNNPNVEHYDYNPAKAQEILEAAGCRKGSDGYYTRGGEEVGFVLTVKNDKYSRIDIANVVAAQLRAVGIHCTVETPAKVDWDGQMAYLSGVGNEIDPDAHTYKVFSTNGRGNDGHYSNPRVDEYLLAARRATDTAERMRLYGLFQEEVTKDLPYIYICYIDFIYVTNAHVHGITPNRMLGYSGVGFFWNVNEWTVE